A region from the Acyrthosiphon pisum isolate AL4f chromosome A1, pea_aphid_22Mar2018_4r6ur, whole genome shotgun sequence genome encodes:
- the LOC100167763 gene encoding transcription factor Sp9 isoform X3: MTTLDMSYPYSSYHLAENCNALYCEKVPDFQSALTGKSCNEGWPTEQEIMEHPGLRNTPLAMLAAQCNKLQSKSPPPLADAAVGKGFYPWKKSPQQQSTDMSGSPLQQQQQQQQQQQQQQQQQQQQQQQCQQQQRTSSSAAESPRPVVTSTSSAPSTPVPTGAGYPPPPPPHHGNIYFGGGSGGHQTLAADNNGHHHHHQSPLLGKVDNHSALYGRHPYEWPFNSMGTAGHHAPAIKTESVNPAWWDVHGSGWLDMSGGFHAGMHAQMANYAAQSDYSSLSHSLAASNTAAAHHLFSNQHFLQDTYKSILPGAQGSFGLGHHHHHHPSVVTSSSSSSSATSPGSASAAAAAAAAAAAVSAAYSAAPQTPSPRTQRRYTGRATCDCPNCQEAERLGPAGGHLKKNVHSCHIPGCGKVYGKTSHLKAHLRWHTGERPFVCNWLFCGKRFTRSDELQRHLRTHTGEKRFACPVCNKRFMRSDHLAKHVKTHNGNGGSKKGSSDSCSDSENSQSAADGSSPHNQHQQQQQQQQHQQQQQQQQQQQQQQQQQQQHQQHVQPLHMADMVDVKPPLPLGGPAGLVRWSPVVSSVGSVVPLSPPSSHAIGPSPFLSVQQQHNNNKEQKSFCWTNAAGKEPKMYQEKLE; the protein is encoded by the exons GTCCCCGATTTTCAAAGCGCCCTAACTGGCAAATCTTGCAATGAAGGATGGCCCACCGAACAAGAGATAATG gAACATCCCGGCCTGAGAAACACTCCGCTGGCTATGTTGGCGGCTCAGTGCAACAAGTTGCAGAGTAAATCGCCGCCGCCACTAGCTGACGCGGCCGTGGGTAAAGGGTTTTATCCGTGGAAAAAGAGCCCGCAACAGCAGTCCACCGACATGTCCGGTTCGCCGctacaacagcagcagcagcaacagcaacagcagcagcaacagcaacaacagcaacagcagcaacagcaacagtgCCAACAGCAACAGCGGACGTCGTCCAGTGCGGCGGAATCGCCCAGGCCCGTGGTCACTTCCACGTCGTCGGCTCCGTCTACGCCGGTGCCGACCGGGGCCGGTTACCCGCCCCCGCCTCCGCCACACCACGGCAACATCTACTTCGGCGGCGGAAGCGGCGGCCACCAGACTCTGGCCGCTGACAACAACGgccaccaccatcaccaccagAGCCCGTTGCTGGGCAAGGTGGACAACCACAGCGCGTTGTACGGCCGCCACCCGTACGAGTGGCCATTCAATTCGATGGGCACCGCCGGACACCACGCGCCCGCCATTAAGACGGAGTCCGTGAATCCCGCTTGGTGGGACGTGCACGGGAGCGGATGGCTGGACATGAGTGGAG gtttcCACGCAGGCATGCACGCGCAGATGGCCAATTACGCGGCGCAGTCGGACTACTCGTCGTTGAGCCACTCGCTGGCCGCGTCCAACACGGCGGCCGCTCACCACCTGTTCTCCAACCAACACTTCTTGCAGGACACGTACAAGTCCATACTGCCGGGCGCCCAGGGTTCGTTCGGCCTgggccaccaccaccaccatcatcCGTCCGTCGTCACGTCCTCGTCGTCCTCGTCGTCGGCCACGTCACCGGGCTCTGCTTCCGCGGCCGCCGCAGCCGCAGCCGCCGCGGCCGCCGTGTCAGCGGCATACAGCGCAGCGCCCCAGACGCCGTCCCCGCGCACGCAGCGCAGGTACACCGGACGGGCCACTTGCGACTGTCCCAACTGCCAGGAAGCCGAACGGCTTGGTCCAGCCGGCGGTCACCTCAAGAAGAACGTTCACAGCTGCCACATACCCGGTTGCGGCAAAGTGTACGGAAAGACGTCCCATCTCAAGGCGCATCTCCGATGGCACACGGGCGAGAGGCCATTCGTGTGCAACTGGCTGTTCTGCGGCAAGCGGTTCACGCGGTCCGACGAGTTGCAGCGGCACTTGCGCACGCACACCGGCGAGAAGCGGTTCGCGTGCCCCGTGTGCAACAAGCGGTTCATGCGGTCCGACCACCTGGCCAAGCACGTCAAAACACACAACGGCAACGGTGGCAGCAAGAAGGGCAGCAGCGATTCGTGTTCCGATTCGGAAAACAGCCAAAGCGCGGCCGACGGTTCGTCTCCGCACAACCAGCaccagcaacagcagcagcagcagcaacatcagcagcagcaacagcagcaacagcagcagcagcagcagcaacaacaacagcaacagcacCAGCAGCACGTGCAACCGTTGCACATGGCCGACATGGTGGACGTGAAACCACCGTTGCCCCTGGGTGGACCGGCCGGTCTGGTCCGGTGGAGCCCGGTAGTCAGTTCCGTGGGCTCTGTTGTGCCGCTGTCGCCACCGTCGTCGCACGCCATCGGGCCGTCGCCGTTCCTGTCCGTGCAACAACAGCACAACAACAACAAGGAACAGAAGAGCTTCTGCTGGACGAATGCCGCCGGCAAAGAGCCGAAAATGTACCAAGAGAAACTAGAATGA
- the LOC100167763 gene encoding transcription factor Sp9 isoform X2: protein MEQNDRRNRADSLQQQERTAELRHHKNDDRDGATIMSVPDFQSALTGKSCNEGWPTEQEIMEHPGLRNTPLAMLAAQCNKLQSKSPPPLADAAVGKGFYPWKKSPQQQSTDMSGSPLQQQQQQQQQQQQQQQQQQQQQQQCQQQQRTSSSAAESPRPVVTSTSSAPSTPVPTGAGYPPPPPPHHGNIYFGGGSGGHQTLAADNNGHHHHHQSPLLGKVDNHSALYGRHPYEWPFNSMGTAGHHAPAIKTESVNPAWWDVHGSGWLDMSGGMHAQMANYAAQSDYSSLSHSLAASNTAAAHHLFSNQHFLQDTYKSILPGAQGSFGLGHHHHHHPSVVTSSSSSSSATSPGSASAAAAAAAAAAAVSAAYSAAPQTPSPRTQRRYTGRATCDCPNCQEAERLGPAGGHLKKNVHSCHIPGCGKVYGKTSHLKAHLRWHTGERPFVCNWLFCGKRFTRSDELQRHLRTHTGEKRFACPVCNKRFMRSDHLAKHVKTHNGNGGSKKGSSDSCSDSENSQSAADGSSPHNQHQQQQQQQQHQQQQQQQQQQQQQQQQQQQHQQHVQPLHMADMVDVKPPLPLGGPAGLVRWSPVVSSVGSVVPLSPPSSHAIGPSPFLSVQQQHNNNKEQKSFCWTNAAGKEPKMYQEKLE, encoded by the exons GTCCCCGATTTTCAAAGCGCCCTAACTGGCAAATCTTGCAATGAAGGATGGCCCACCGAACAAGAGATAATG gAACATCCCGGCCTGAGAAACACTCCGCTGGCTATGTTGGCGGCTCAGTGCAACAAGTTGCAGAGTAAATCGCCGCCGCCACTAGCTGACGCGGCCGTGGGTAAAGGGTTTTATCCGTGGAAAAAGAGCCCGCAACAGCAGTCCACCGACATGTCCGGTTCGCCGctacaacagcagcagcagcaacagcaacagcagcagcaacagcaacaacagcaacagcagcaacagcaacagtgCCAACAGCAACAGCGGACGTCGTCCAGTGCGGCGGAATCGCCCAGGCCCGTGGTCACTTCCACGTCGTCGGCTCCGTCTACGCCGGTGCCGACCGGGGCCGGTTACCCGCCCCCGCCTCCGCCACACCACGGCAACATCTACTTCGGCGGCGGAAGCGGCGGCCACCAGACTCTGGCCGCTGACAACAACGgccaccaccatcaccaccagAGCCCGTTGCTGGGCAAGGTGGACAACCACAGCGCGTTGTACGGCCGCCACCCGTACGAGTGGCCATTCAATTCGATGGGCACCGCCGGACACCACGCGCCCGCCATTAAGACGGAGTCCGTGAATCCCGCTTGGTGGGACGTGCACGGGAGCGGATGGCTGGACATGAGTGGAG GCATGCACGCGCAGATGGCCAATTACGCGGCGCAGTCGGACTACTCGTCGTTGAGCCACTCGCTGGCCGCGTCCAACACGGCGGCCGCTCACCACCTGTTCTCCAACCAACACTTCTTGCAGGACACGTACAAGTCCATACTGCCGGGCGCCCAGGGTTCGTTCGGCCTgggccaccaccaccaccatcatcCGTCCGTCGTCACGTCCTCGTCGTCCTCGTCGTCGGCCACGTCACCGGGCTCTGCTTCCGCGGCCGCCGCAGCCGCAGCCGCCGCGGCCGCCGTGTCAGCGGCATACAGCGCAGCGCCCCAGACGCCGTCCCCGCGCACGCAGCGCAGGTACACCGGACGGGCCACTTGCGACTGTCCCAACTGCCAGGAAGCCGAACGGCTTGGTCCAGCCGGCGGTCACCTCAAGAAGAACGTTCACAGCTGCCACATACCCGGTTGCGGCAAAGTGTACGGAAAGACGTCCCATCTCAAGGCGCATCTCCGATGGCACACGGGCGAGAGGCCATTCGTGTGCAACTGGCTGTTCTGCGGCAAGCGGTTCACGCGGTCCGACGAGTTGCAGCGGCACTTGCGCACGCACACCGGCGAGAAGCGGTTCGCGTGCCCCGTGTGCAACAAGCGGTTCATGCGGTCCGACCACCTGGCCAAGCACGTCAAAACACACAACGGCAACGGTGGCAGCAAGAAGGGCAGCAGCGATTCGTGTTCCGATTCGGAAAACAGCCAAAGCGCGGCCGACGGTTCGTCTCCGCACAACCAGCaccagcaacagcagcagcagcagcaacatcagcagcagcaacagcagcaacagcagcagcagcagcagcaacaacaacagcaacagcacCAGCAGCACGTGCAACCGTTGCACATGGCCGACATGGTGGACGTGAAACCACCGTTGCCCCTGGGTGGACCGGCCGGTCTGGTCCGGTGGAGCCCGGTAGTCAGTTCCGTGGGCTCTGTTGTGCCGCTGTCGCCACCGTCGTCGCACGCCATCGGGCCGTCGCCGTTCCTGTCCGTGCAACAACAGCACAACAACAACAAGGAACAGAAGAGCTTCTGCTGGACGAATGCCGCCGGCAAAGAGCCGAAAATGTACCAAGAGAAACTAGAATGA
- the LOC100167763 gene encoding transcription factor Sp9 isoform X4, whose protein sequence is MLADYPISRVPGGPLYNTSVVPDFQSALTGKSCNEGWPTEQEIMEHPGLRNTPLAMLAAQCNKLQSKSPPPLADAAVGKGFYPWKKSPQQQSTDMSGSPLQQQQQQQQQQQQQQQQQQQQQQQCQQQQRTSSSAAESPRPVVTSTSSAPSTPVPTGAGYPPPPPPHHGNIYFGGGSGGHQTLAADNNGHHHHHQSPLLGKVDNHSALYGRHPYEWPFNSMGTAGHHAPAIKTESVNPAWWDVHGSGWLDMSGGFHAGMHAQMANYAAQSDYSSLSHSLAASNTAAAHHLFSNQHFLQDTYKSILPGAQGSFGLGHHHHHHPSVVTSSSSSSSATSPGSASAAAAAAAAAAAVSAAYSAAPQTPSPRTQRRYTGRATCDCPNCQEAERLGPAGGHLKKNVHSCHIPGCGKVYGKTSHLKAHLRWHTGERPFVCNWLFCGKRFTRSDELQRHLRTHTGEKRFACPVCNKRFMRSDHLAKHVKTHNGNGGSKKGSSDSCSDSENSQSAADGSSPHNQHQQQQQQQQHQQQQQQQQQQQQQQQQQQQHQQHVQPLHMADMVDVKPPLPLGGPAGLVRWSPVVSSVGSVVPLSPPSSHAIGPSPFLSVQQQHNNNKEQKSFCWTNAAGKEPKMYQEKLE, encoded by the exons ATGTTGGCCGACTATCCGATATCACGCGTACCCGGTGGACCGCTTTACAACACGTCTGTG GTCCCCGATTTTCAAAGCGCCCTAACTGGCAAATCTTGCAATGAAGGATGGCCCACCGAACAAGAGATAATG gAACATCCCGGCCTGAGAAACACTCCGCTGGCTATGTTGGCGGCTCAGTGCAACAAGTTGCAGAGTAAATCGCCGCCGCCACTAGCTGACGCGGCCGTGGGTAAAGGGTTTTATCCGTGGAAAAAGAGCCCGCAACAGCAGTCCACCGACATGTCCGGTTCGCCGctacaacagcagcagcagcaacagcaacagcagcagcaacagcaacaacagcaacagcagcaacagcaacagtgCCAACAGCAACAGCGGACGTCGTCCAGTGCGGCGGAATCGCCCAGGCCCGTGGTCACTTCCACGTCGTCGGCTCCGTCTACGCCGGTGCCGACCGGGGCCGGTTACCCGCCCCCGCCTCCGCCACACCACGGCAACATCTACTTCGGCGGCGGAAGCGGCGGCCACCAGACTCTGGCCGCTGACAACAACGgccaccaccatcaccaccagAGCCCGTTGCTGGGCAAGGTGGACAACCACAGCGCGTTGTACGGCCGCCACCCGTACGAGTGGCCATTCAATTCGATGGGCACCGCCGGACACCACGCGCCCGCCATTAAGACGGAGTCCGTGAATCCCGCTTGGTGGGACGTGCACGGGAGCGGATGGCTGGACATGAGTGGAG gtttcCACGCAGGCATGCACGCGCAGATGGCCAATTACGCGGCGCAGTCGGACTACTCGTCGTTGAGCCACTCGCTGGCCGCGTCCAACACGGCGGCCGCTCACCACCTGTTCTCCAACCAACACTTCTTGCAGGACACGTACAAGTCCATACTGCCGGGCGCCCAGGGTTCGTTCGGCCTgggccaccaccaccaccatcatcCGTCCGTCGTCACGTCCTCGTCGTCCTCGTCGTCGGCCACGTCACCGGGCTCTGCTTCCGCGGCCGCCGCAGCCGCAGCCGCCGCGGCCGCCGTGTCAGCGGCATACAGCGCAGCGCCCCAGACGCCGTCCCCGCGCACGCAGCGCAGGTACACCGGACGGGCCACTTGCGACTGTCCCAACTGCCAGGAAGCCGAACGGCTTGGTCCAGCCGGCGGTCACCTCAAGAAGAACGTTCACAGCTGCCACATACCCGGTTGCGGCAAAGTGTACGGAAAGACGTCCCATCTCAAGGCGCATCTCCGATGGCACACGGGCGAGAGGCCATTCGTGTGCAACTGGCTGTTCTGCGGCAAGCGGTTCACGCGGTCCGACGAGTTGCAGCGGCACTTGCGCACGCACACCGGCGAGAAGCGGTTCGCGTGCCCCGTGTGCAACAAGCGGTTCATGCGGTCCGACCACCTGGCCAAGCACGTCAAAACACACAACGGCAACGGTGGCAGCAAGAAGGGCAGCAGCGATTCGTGTTCCGATTCGGAAAACAGCCAAAGCGCGGCCGACGGTTCGTCTCCGCACAACCAGCaccagcaacagcagcagcagcagcaacatcagcagcagcaacagcagcaacagcagcagcagcagcagcaacaacaacagcaacagcacCAGCAGCACGTGCAACCGTTGCACATGGCCGACATGGTGGACGTGAAACCACCGTTGCCCCTGGGTGGACCGGCCGGTCTGGTCCGGTGGAGCCCGGTAGTCAGTTCCGTGGGCTCTGTTGTGCCGCTGTCGCCACCGTCGTCGCACGCCATCGGGCCGTCGCCGTTCCTGTCCGTGCAACAACAGCACAACAACAACAAGGAACAGAAGAGCTTCTGCTGGACGAATGCCGCCGGCAAAGAGCCGAAAATGTACCAAGAGAAACTAGAATGA
- the LOC100167763 gene encoding transcription factor Sp9 isoform X1 codes for MEQNDRRNRADSLQQQERTAELRHHKNDDRDGATIMSVPDFQSALTGKSCNEGWPTEQEIMEHPGLRNTPLAMLAAQCNKLQSKSPPPLADAAVGKGFYPWKKSPQQQSTDMSGSPLQQQQQQQQQQQQQQQQQQQQQQQCQQQQRTSSSAAESPRPVVTSTSSAPSTPVPTGAGYPPPPPPHHGNIYFGGGSGGHQTLAADNNGHHHHHQSPLLGKVDNHSALYGRHPYEWPFNSMGTAGHHAPAIKTESVNPAWWDVHGSGWLDMSGGFHAGMHAQMANYAAQSDYSSLSHSLAASNTAAAHHLFSNQHFLQDTYKSILPGAQGSFGLGHHHHHHPSVVTSSSSSSSATSPGSASAAAAAAAAAAAVSAAYSAAPQTPSPRTQRRYTGRATCDCPNCQEAERLGPAGGHLKKNVHSCHIPGCGKVYGKTSHLKAHLRWHTGERPFVCNWLFCGKRFTRSDELQRHLRTHTGEKRFACPVCNKRFMRSDHLAKHVKTHNGNGGSKKGSSDSCSDSENSQSAADGSSPHNQHQQQQQQQQHQQQQQQQQQQQQQQQQQQQHQQHVQPLHMADMVDVKPPLPLGGPAGLVRWSPVVSSVGSVVPLSPPSSHAIGPSPFLSVQQQHNNNKEQKSFCWTNAAGKEPKMYQEKLE; via the exons GTCCCCGATTTTCAAAGCGCCCTAACTGGCAAATCTTGCAATGAAGGATGGCCCACCGAACAAGAGATAATG gAACATCCCGGCCTGAGAAACACTCCGCTGGCTATGTTGGCGGCTCAGTGCAACAAGTTGCAGAGTAAATCGCCGCCGCCACTAGCTGACGCGGCCGTGGGTAAAGGGTTTTATCCGTGGAAAAAGAGCCCGCAACAGCAGTCCACCGACATGTCCGGTTCGCCGctacaacagcagcagcagcaacagcaacagcagcagcaacagcaacaacagcaacagcagcaacagcaacagtgCCAACAGCAACAGCGGACGTCGTCCAGTGCGGCGGAATCGCCCAGGCCCGTGGTCACTTCCACGTCGTCGGCTCCGTCTACGCCGGTGCCGACCGGGGCCGGTTACCCGCCCCCGCCTCCGCCACACCACGGCAACATCTACTTCGGCGGCGGAAGCGGCGGCCACCAGACTCTGGCCGCTGACAACAACGgccaccaccatcaccaccagAGCCCGTTGCTGGGCAAGGTGGACAACCACAGCGCGTTGTACGGCCGCCACCCGTACGAGTGGCCATTCAATTCGATGGGCACCGCCGGACACCACGCGCCCGCCATTAAGACGGAGTCCGTGAATCCCGCTTGGTGGGACGTGCACGGGAGCGGATGGCTGGACATGAGTGGAG gtttcCACGCAGGCATGCACGCGCAGATGGCCAATTACGCGGCGCAGTCGGACTACTCGTCGTTGAGCCACTCGCTGGCCGCGTCCAACACGGCGGCCGCTCACCACCTGTTCTCCAACCAACACTTCTTGCAGGACACGTACAAGTCCATACTGCCGGGCGCCCAGGGTTCGTTCGGCCTgggccaccaccaccaccatcatcCGTCCGTCGTCACGTCCTCGTCGTCCTCGTCGTCGGCCACGTCACCGGGCTCTGCTTCCGCGGCCGCCGCAGCCGCAGCCGCCGCGGCCGCCGTGTCAGCGGCATACAGCGCAGCGCCCCAGACGCCGTCCCCGCGCACGCAGCGCAGGTACACCGGACGGGCCACTTGCGACTGTCCCAACTGCCAGGAAGCCGAACGGCTTGGTCCAGCCGGCGGTCACCTCAAGAAGAACGTTCACAGCTGCCACATACCCGGTTGCGGCAAAGTGTACGGAAAGACGTCCCATCTCAAGGCGCATCTCCGATGGCACACGGGCGAGAGGCCATTCGTGTGCAACTGGCTGTTCTGCGGCAAGCGGTTCACGCGGTCCGACGAGTTGCAGCGGCACTTGCGCACGCACACCGGCGAGAAGCGGTTCGCGTGCCCCGTGTGCAACAAGCGGTTCATGCGGTCCGACCACCTGGCCAAGCACGTCAAAACACACAACGGCAACGGTGGCAGCAAGAAGGGCAGCAGCGATTCGTGTTCCGATTCGGAAAACAGCCAAAGCGCGGCCGACGGTTCGTCTCCGCACAACCAGCaccagcaacagcagcagcagcagcaacatcagcagcagcaacagcagcaacagcagcagcagcagcagcaacaacaacagcaacagcacCAGCAGCACGTGCAACCGTTGCACATGGCCGACATGGTGGACGTGAAACCACCGTTGCCCCTGGGTGGACCGGCCGGTCTGGTCCGGTGGAGCCCGGTAGTCAGTTCCGTGGGCTCTGTTGTGCCGCTGTCGCCACCGTCGTCGCACGCCATCGGGCCGTCGCCGTTCCTGTCCGTGCAACAACAGCACAACAACAACAAGGAACAGAAGAGCTTCTGCTGGACGAATGCCGCCGGCAAAGAGCCGAAAATGTACCAAGAGAAACTAGAATGA